The Acipenser ruthenus chromosome 25, fAciRut3.2 maternal haplotype, whole genome shotgun sequence genome has a window encoding:
- the LOC117964594 gene encoding hydroxymethylglutaryl-CoA lyase, mitochondrial-like isoform X1 encodes MGELLDDVLGGGSGGLTLVKMATAMRVCRAVYPCWALQTRGLSAAATPPGASGVSTPLKRLPTRVKIVEVGPRDGLQNEKTLVPAEVKIQLIDMLSEAGLPVIEATSFVSPKWVPQMADQVEVMRGIRRRPDASYPVLTPNLQGFQAAVRAGAREVAIFGAASELFSKKNINCSVEESLQRFEEVTRAAKEQSVPVRGYVSCVLGCPYEGKVSPEKVAQVAKRLYSMGCYEISLGDTIGVGTPRGMQEMLTAVSREVPISAIAVHCHDTYGQALANILVALQMGVSVVDSSVAGLGGCPYAQGASGNVATEDVVYMLHGLGIHTGVDLQKLMDAGVFICRALNRKTSSKVAQASCKL; translated from the exons ATGGGGGAGTTGCTCGATGACGTGCTTGGAGGCGGGTCTGGTGGACTGACCCTGGTAAAGATGGCCACGGCGATGCGTGTTTGCAGAGCGGTGTATCCGTGTTGGGCGCTTCAAACCCGGGGACTGAGCGCCGCCGCGACCCCACCCGGAGct TCCGGCGTTTCAACCCCTTTGAAGCGGCTCCCGACTCGGGTGAAGATTGTGGAAGTGGGGCCCCGCGATGGGCTGCAGAACGAGAAG actcttgTCCCAGCTGAGGTGAAGATCCAGTTGATTGACATGCTGTCGGAGGCGGGTCTTCCTGTCATCGAAGCCACAAGCTTTGTGTCGCCCAAGTGGGTCCCTCAG ATGGCGGACCAGGTGGAGGTGATGCGTGGGATTCGGAGGCGCCCCGATGCCAGCTACCCCGTGCTGACCCCCAACCTGCAGGGGTTCCAGGCCGCGGTCCGGGCAGGGGCGCGGGAGGTGGCCATCTTCGGGGCGGCCTCGGAGCTCTTCAGCAAGAAGAACATCAACTGCAGCGTGGAGGAGAGCCTGCAGAGGTTTGAGGAGGTGACCCGGGCTGCCAAGGAGCAGAGCGTGCCAGTGAGGGG ctaCGTGTCCTGTGTGCTCGGCTGCCCCTACGAGGGGAAGGTCTCTCCAGAGAAGGTCGCCCAG GTGGCGAAGCGGCTGTACTCCATGGGCTGCTACGAGATCTCGCTGGGTGATACGATTGGTGTGGGCACGCCGCGGGGCATGCAGGAGATGCTGACGGCCGTGAGCCGCGAGGTGCCGATCAGCGCCATCGCCGTGCACTGCCATGACACCTACGGGCAAGCGCTCGCCAACATCCTCGTAGCACTGCAG ATGGGTGTGAGTGTGGTGGACTCGTCCGTGGCTGGGCTGGGCGGCTGTCCCTATGCTCAGGGAGCCTCAGGGAACGTGGCCACAGAGGACGTGGTGTACATGCTGCACGGGCTGGGCATCCACACG gggGTGGACCTGCAGAAGCTGATGGATGCCGGAGTCTTTATCTGCCGCGCTCTCAACCGCAAAACCAGCTCCAAAGTGGCTCAGGCCTCCTGCAAGCTGTGA
- the LOC117414199 gene encoding UDP-glucose 4-epimerase-like isoform X1 — protein sequence MAQKVLVTGGGGYIGSHCVVELIQAGYTPVVIDNFSNAIRGEGGSPESLCRIERILHTRIEFRELDLLDRAGLDAIFKEHQFSAVMHFAGLKAVGESVQKPLKYYRVNLTGTINLLEAMHAHGVLNIVFSSSATVYGDPQRLPIDEDHPAGGCTNPYGKTKYFIEEMIQDQCRAEKGWNAVLLRYFNPIGAHQSGQIGEDPQGIPNNLLPFVAQVAIGRRKHLSVFGKDYGTPDGTGVRDYIHVVDLAKGHIAAVKKLEEKCGCKVYNLGTGTGYSVLEMVKAMEKASGKEIPYQIAPRREGDIASCYADPSLAEKELGWRASFGLDKMCEDLWRWQSQNPTGFSKGAES from the exons ATGGCGCAGAAGGTTCTGGTGACGGGGGGAGGGGGTTACATTGGCAGCCACTGTGTGGTGGAGCTGATCCAGGCTGGATACACGCCCGTGGTGATCGATAACTTCAGCAACGCCATCCGAG GAGAGGGTGGTTCCCCGGAGAGCCTGTGTCGGATAGAGCGGATCCTTCACACCCGGATCGAGTTCAGGGAGCTGGACCTGCTGGACCGGGCCGGGCTCGACGCCATCTTcaaggag caccaGTTCTCAGCAGTCATGCACTTTGCTGGTTTGAAGGCTGTGGGAGAGTCAGTCCAGAAGCCTCTGAAATACTACCGGGTCAACCTGACTGGAACCATCAACCTGCTGGAG GCCATGCATGCTCACGGCGTGCTCAACATCGTGTTCAGCAGCTCCGCCACGGTGTACGGAGACCCCCAGCGCCTGCCCATCGACGAAGACCACCCTGCGGGGGGCTGCACCAACCCCTACGGGAAAACCAAGTACTTCATCGAGGAGATGATACAGGACCAGTGCAGGGCAGAGAAG GGCTGGAACGCGGTCCTCCTGCGCTATTTCAACCCGATCGGAGCGCACCAGTCCGGGCAGATCGGAGAGGACCCCCAGGGCATTCCCAACAACCTGCTGCCCTTCGTAGCACAG GTGGCTATCGGACGCAGGAAGCACCTCAGTGTGTTTGGGAAGGACTACGGGACCCCTGATGGGACAG gagtGAGGGATTATATCCATGTGGTCGACTTGGCGAAGGGCCACATCGCTGCTGTGAAGAAGCTGGAAGAAAAGTGTGGCTGCAAG GTGTATAACCTGGGCACAGGCACTGGCTACTCGGTGCTGGAGATGGTGAAGGCCATGGAGAAGGCTTCAGGGAAGGag aTCCCGTACCAGATCGCTCCCCGCAGGGAGGGGGATATCGCCTCCTGCTACGCGGACCCCAGCCTGGCTGAGAAGGAGCTGGGCTGGAGAGCCAGCTTCGGACTCGACAAGATGT GTGAGGACCTGTGGCGCTGGCAATCCCAGAATCCAACTGGCTTCAGCAAAGGGGCGGAGTCATAA
- the LOC117413650 gene encoding platelet-activating factor receptor-like, with the protein MNDSALVELGSIVVTQPSRGPCQVSHPAEFLLLPLVYTAVFHLGLPGNLMALLVFCSRGTHVNRAMKIYLVNLSVADVAFNLTLPLWIHYYFNRGHWVFTELGCRLAGSLYYLSTYSAITFMTLISVNRFLTVTASRGQLFLVTKRGAGWTSLCVWAFWLCCSIPSLSADQTFETDRGVITCFEMFSQDRTYAFLACLFFLSSFLTVLGSYLSILRTLAAPGAPGAPFRGPHRRLARSIVLGMLLVFVVCVAPYHVTLIAWVFRKTSVFSCAPPSLVDVVHRVSTALLSVNSCIDPLIYCFSLQHFRAQLRGLWMASGPCLCRQTPRQADSSSSSSKGLAEPQRQ; encoded by the exons ATGAACGACAGCGCTCTCGTGGAATTGGGCTCCATCGTGGTGACGCAGCCGAGCAGGGGGCCCTGTCAGGTGAGCCACCCCGCGGAGTTCCTGCTCCTCCCGCTGGTCTACACCGCCGTGTTCCACCTGGGGTTGCCGGGCAACCTGATGGCGCTGCTGGTGTTCTGCAGCCGAGGGACGCACGTGAACAGAGCCATGAAGATCTACCTGGTCAACCTGAGCGTGGCAGACGTGGCCTTCAACCTGACGCTGCCCCTGTGGATCCACTACTACTTCAACCGCGGCCACTGGGTCTTCACGGAGCTGGGCTGCAGGCTGGCCGGGTCTCTCTACTACCTGTCCACCTACAGCGCCATCACCTTCATGACCCTCATCAGCGTCAACCGATTCCTCACAGTCACCGCGAGTCGGGGCCAGCTGTTCCTGGTGACCAAGAGAGGGGCTGGCTGGACCAGCCTCTGCGTCTGGGCCTTCTGGCTCTGCTGCTCCATCCCCTCCCTCTCCGCGGATCAGACCTTCGAGACGGACCGCGGGGTCATCACGTGCTTCGAGATGTTCTCCCAGGACCGGACCTATGCCTTCCTGGCCTGTCTCTTCTTCCTGTCCTCCTTCCTCACGGTCCTGGGCAGCTACCTCTCCATCCTCCGCACACTCGCAGCCCCAGGAGCCCCCGGGGCCCCCTTCCGAGGGCCACACCGGCGGCTGGCCAGGTCCATTGTCCTGGGCATGCTGCTGGTTTTCGTGGTCTGCGTGGCCCCCTACCACGTGACGCTGATCGCCTGGGTGTTCAGAAAGACGTCGGTTTTCAGCTGCGCCCCTCCATCCCTGGTGGACGTTGTGCACAGAGTGAGCACGGCCCTGCTGAGCGTGAACAGCTGCATCGACCCACTCATCTACTGCTTCTCTCTGCAGCACTTCCGAGCCCAGCTCCGAGGGCTGTGGATGGCGTCCGGGCCGTGCCTCTGCAGGCAGACTCCCAGGCAGGCAGACTCCAGCAGCTCCAGCAGCAAGGGGCTTGCCG AACCGCAGCGACAGTAA
- the LOC117964594 gene encoding hydroxymethylglutaryl-CoA lyase, mitochondrial-like isoform X2 — MGAVCTQSGVSTPLKRLPTRVKIVEVGPRDGLQNEKTLVPAEVKIQLIDMLSEAGLPVIEATSFVSPKWVPQMADQVEVMRGIRRRPDASYPVLTPNLQGFQAAVRAGAREVAIFGAASELFSKKNINCSVEESLQRFEEVTRAAKEQSVPVRGYVSCVLGCPYEGKVSPEKVAQVAKRLYSMGCYEISLGDTIGVGTPRGMQEMLTAVSREVPISAIAVHCHDTYGQALANILVALQMGVSVVDSSVAGLGGCPYAQGASGNVATEDVVYMLHGLGIHTGVDLQKLMDAGVFICRALNRKTSSKVAQASCKL, encoded by the exons ATGGGAGCAGTTTGCACGCAG TCCGGCGTTTCAACCCCTTTGAAGCGGCTCCCGACTCGGGTGAAGATTGTGGAAGTGGGGCCCCGCGATGGGCTGCAGAACGAGAAG actcttgTCCCAGCTGAGGTGAAGATCCAGTTGATTGACATGCTGTCGGAGGCGGGTCTTCCTGTCATCGAAGCCACAAGCTTTGTGTCGCCCAAGTGGGTCCCTCAG ATGGCGGACCAGGTGGAGGTGATGCGTGGGATTCGGAGGCGCCCCGATGCCAGCTACCCCGTGCTGACCCCCAACCTGCAGGGGTTCCAGGCCGCGGTCCGGGCAGGGGCGCGGGAGGTGGCCATCTTCGGGGCGGCCTCGGAGCTCTTCAGCAAGAAGAACATCAACTGCAGCGTGGAGGAGAGCCTGCAGAGGTTTGAGGAGGTGACCCGGGCTGCCAAGGAGCAGAGCGTGCCAGTGAGGGG ctaCGTGTCCTGTGTGCTCGGCTGCCCCTACGAGGGGAAGGTCTCTCCAGAGAAGGTCGCCCAG GTGGCGAAGCGGCTGTACTCCATGGGCTGCTACGAGATCTCGCTGGGTGATACGATTGGTGTGGGCACGCCGCGGGGCATGCAGGAGATGCTGACGGCCGTGAGCCGCGAGGTGCCGATCAGCGCCATCGCCGTGCACTGCCATGACACCTACGGGCAAGCGCTCGCCAACATCCTCGTAGCACTGCAG ATGGGTGTGAGTGTGGTGGACTCGTCCGTGGCTGGGCTGGGCGGCTGTCCCTATGCTCAGGGAGCCTCAGGGAACGTGGCCACAGAGGACGTGGTGTACATGCTGCACGGGCTGGGCATCCACACG gggGTGGACCTGCAGAAGCTGATGGATGCCGGAGTCTTTATCTGCCGCGCTCTCAACCGCAAAACCAGCTCCAAAGTGGCTCAGGCCTCCTGCAAGCTGTGA
- the LOC117414199 gene encoding UDP-glucose 4-epimerase-like isoform X2, with protein sequence MAQKVLVTGGGGYIGSHCVVELIQAGYTPVVIDNFSNAIREGGSPESLCRIERILHTRIEFRELDLLDRAGLDAIFKEHQFSAVMHFAGLKAVGESVQKPLKYYRVNLTGTINLLEAMHAHGVLNIVFSSSATVYGDPQRLPIDEDHPAGGCTNPYGKTKYFIEEMIQDQCRAEKGWNAVLLRYFNPIGAHQSGQIGEDPQGIPNNLLPFVAQVAIGRRKHLSVFGKDYGTPDGTGVRDYIHVVDLAKGHIAAVKKLEEKCGCKVYNLGTGTGYSVLEMVKAMEKASGKEIPYQIAPRREGDIASCYADPSLAEKELGWRASFGLDKMCEDLWRWQSQNPTGFSKGAES encoded by the exons ATGGCGCAGAAGGTTCTGGTGACGGGGGGAGGGGGTTACATTGGCAGCCACTGTGTGGTGGAGCTGATCCAGGCTGGATACACGCCCGTGGTGATCGATAACTTCAGCAACGCCATCCGAG AGGGTGGTTCCCCGGAGAGCCTGTGTCGGATAGAGCGGATCCTTCACACCCGGATCGAGTTCAGGGAGCTGGACCTGCTGGACCGGGCCGGGCTCGACGCCATCTTcaaggag caccaGTTCTCAGCAGTCATGCACTTTGCTGGTTTGAAGGCTGTGGGAGAGTCAGTCCAGAAGCCTCTGAAATACTACCGGGTCAACCTGACTGGAACCATCAACCTGCTGGAG GCCATGCATGCTCACGGCGTGCTCAACATCGTGTTCAGCAGCTCCGCCACGGTGTACGGAGACCCCCAGCGCCTGCCCATCGACGAAGACCACCCTGCGGGGGGCTGCACCAACCCCTACGGGAAAACCAAGTACTTCATCGAGGAGATGATACAGGACCAGTGCAGGGCAGAGAAG GGCTGGAACGCGGTCCTCCTGCGCTATTTCAACCCGATCGGAGCGCACCAGTCCGGGCAGATCGGAGAGGACCCCCAGGGCATTCCCAACAACCTGCTGCCCTTCGTAGCACAG GTGGCTATCGGACGCAGGAAGCACCTCAGTGTGTTTGGGAAGGACTACGGGACCCCTGATGGGACAG gagtGAGGGATTATATCCATGTGGTCGACTTGGCGAAGGGCCACATCGCTGCTGTGAAGAAGCTGGAAGAAAAGTGTGGCTGCAAG GTGTATAACCTGGGCACAGGCACTGGCTACTCGGTGCTGGAGATGGTGAAGGCCATGGAGAAGGCTTCAGGGAAGGag aTCCCGTACCAGATCGCTCCCCGCAGGGAGGGGGATATCGCCTCCTGCTACGCGGACCCCAGCCTGGCTGAGAAGGAGCTGGGCTGGAGAGCCAGCTTCGGACTCGACAAGATGT GTGAGGACCTGTGGCGCTGGCAATCCCAGAATCCAACTGGCTTCAGCAAAGGGGCGGAGTCATAA
- the LOC117413351 gene encoding tissue alpha-L-fucosidase-like — MPSLAQLLLLLCVWASVDASWGPGVRYTPDWDSLDSRPLPAWFDEAKFGIFLHWGVFSVPGFRSEWFWWHWQGEHNAAYLAFMKQNYPPGFSYPEFAPQFRAEFFDPESWTELFEAAGAKYVVLTTKHHEGFTNWGSPVSWNWNSVDTGPHRDLVGDLGAALRKRNLRYGVYHSLFEWFHPLYLSDKKAGFKTQDFVRSKTLPELYDLVQRYKPDLIWSDGEWEAPDSYWNSTEFLAWLYNRSPVKDTVVVNDRWGAGCACKHGGYYNCEDKYTPGKLPEHKWEKCTSVDTHSWGYRRDMKLSELLDLPTIIRDLVQTVSLGGNYLLNVGPTAEGTIPVVFEERLRGVGAWLRVNGDAIYSSRPWHVQSENSTVPIWYTSRDSLVYAIFFQWPAENMLELTTPKTSPATNVTMLGSPKPLKWTPLGVTGLSVLLPPPGPPSPTAPPAWTVRLQGVA, encoded by the exons ATGCCGTCTCTTGCCCAGTTGTTGTTATTGCTATGCGTCTGGGCCTCGGTCGACGCGTCGTGGGGTCCCGGGGTTCGGTACACTCCGGACTGGGACAGTCTGGACTCGAGGCCGCTCCCCGCCTGGTTCGACGAGGCCAAGTTCGGTATCTTCTTGCACTGGGGCGTGTTTTCGGTACCCGGGTTCCGAAGCGAGTGGTTCTGGTGGCACTGGCAGGGAGAACACAACGCGGCTTACCTCGCGTTCATGAAGCAGAACTACCCGCCCGGGTTCAGCTACCCGGAGTTCGCCCCACAGTTTCGGGCCGAATTTTTCGATCCGGAGAGCTGGACCGAACTATTCGAAGCTGCCGGAGCGAA GTACGTGGTTCTAACCACAAAGCACCACGAGGGCTTCACTAACTGGGGCTCCCCGGTGTCGTGGAACTGGAACTCTGTGGACACGGGGCCACACCGCGACCTTGTGGGGGACCTGGGGGCCGCGCTGAGGAAGAG GAACCTGCGCTATGGAGTGTACCATTCCCTCTTCGAATGGTTTCACCCGCTCTACCTCTCCGACAAGAAGGCGGGCTTTAAGACCCAGGACTTTGTCCGCAGTAAGACCCTGCCGGAACTCTACGACCTCGTGCAAAG GTACAAGCCTGATCTGATCTGGTCGGACGGGGAATGGGAGGCGCCCGATTCATACTGGAACTCCACTGAATTCCTGGCCTGGCTCTACAACCGCAGCCCCGTCAAG GACACAGTGGTGGTGAATGACCGCTGGGGAGCAGGGTGCGCTTGTAAACATGGGGGTTACTACAACTGCGAGGACAAGTACACCCCTGGGAAGCTGCCTGAGCACAAGTGGGAGAAGTGCACCTCCGTGGACACACATTCCTGGGGCTACCGGAGAGACATGAAGCTGAGCGAGCTGCTGGACCTGCCCACCATCATCAGG GACCTGGTGCAGACAGTGAGCCTGGGAGGGAACTACCTGCTCAACGTGGGTCCCACGGCCGAGGGGACGATCCCTGTGGTGTTTGAGGAGCGGCTGCGTGGCGTGGGGGCGTGGCTGCGGGTCAACGGAGACGCCATCTACTCCTCGCGACCCTGGCACGTGCAGAGCGAGAACAGCACTGTCCCCATCTG GTACACCAGTAGAGACTCTCTGGTTTACGCAATCTTCTTCCAGTGGCCAGCGGAGAACATGCTGGAACTGACCACGCCCAAAACGTCTCCCGCCACCAAC GTGACGATGCTGGGGAGCCCCAAACCTCTGAAGTGGACCCCCCTGGGGGTGACGGGCCTGTCGGTGCTCCTGCCCCCACCAGGTCCTCCCTCTCCCACTGCCCCCCCGGCCTGGACTGTGAGACTGCAGGGTGTGGCCTGA